Proteins found in one Legionella pneumophila subsp. pascullei genomic segment:
- a CDS encoding Lpg0189 family type II secretion system effector — translation MRFNHFIAPLVLLPVCAFSQPENDKGDVFLTKIPPSKNALVKSYSSESTHLNLLQPNVRSIDYPTQIIRISGSLESQQLDCDQVHEAILEKIVAPFTPDKFTYNTYISCTYNPDTNIATDFLINSYLDPLTDDAVELLETYLAKNNGSNLLGTPLTFEPAKALVVALTISAGMKKNPNKPPFVEYKQDRSNFYFKSNYEMRNKLFADIYQNFFTNDPNKILPFLDKWIFVNASSVYQAILMDSNFVELQPERIFLMENGEQIFVSNLKYYFTHNCNRYSNHRCLQPES, via the coding sequence ATGAGATTCAATCATTTTATTGCTCCACTGGTTTTACTCCCCGTTTGTGCATTCAGCCAACCCGAAAATGACAAAGGAGATGTCTTTCTAACGAAAATTCCACCAAGTAAAAATGCTCTTGTAAAATCCTATTCCAGTGAATCGACTCACCTGAATTTACTTCAACCCAATGTCAGAAGCATTGACTATCCCACTCAAATTATTCGTATCTCCGGTTCGCTGGAATCACAACAACTAGACTGCGATCAAGTACATGAAGCAATCCTTGAAAAAATCGTAGCTCCTTTTACTCCTGATAAATTTACCTACAATACTTATATTAGCTGCACTTATAATCCGGACACCAATATCGCCACTGATTTCCTCATCAATAGTTATTTAGATCCACTAACGGATGATGCCGTTGAATTATTAGAAACTTACCTGGCAAAAAATAACGGTTCCAATCTGTTAGGCACACCATTGACATTTGAACCCGCAAAAGCTCTTGTTGTTGCATTAACCATCTCGGCGGGAATGAAAAAAAATCCTAATAAACCACCTTTCGTGGAATATAAGCAAGATCGCAGCAATTTCTACTTCAAAAGCAATTATGAAATGAGAAATAAATTGTTTGCTGATATCTATCAAAATTTTTTTACCAATGATCCCAATAAAATTCTACCTTTCCTGGATAAGTGGATATTCGTTAATGCCTCAAGCGTTTATCAAGCCATTTTAATGGATTCAAATTTTGTCGAATTGCAACCTGAGCGAATTTTCCTTATGGAAAACGGCGAGCAGATATTTGTGTCTAATCTGAAATATTATTTCACTCATAATTGTAATAGGTACAGTAACCACCGCTGCTTACAACCGGAATCTTGA
- a CDS encoding enoyl-CoA hydratase/isomerase family protein: MTEEVLFSQEGQLGFITLNRPKALNALTLSMIMALQKQLSIWKEDHSIKAVVVQAVPGNAFCAGGDIRWLYNAGRSKDSEQMQFFWHEYRLNHFIHHFGKPYISLLDGITMGGGVGISLHGSHPVASERFVFAMPETGIGFFPDIGASYLLNRCPGFLGVYLGLTGNKLGPHDARKAGLVKQIVFAEQMQSMIEALKKEDLSEDAFNRVDQCISSFASDAMPTEASQIKPLIDVCFSRPTVELIRDSLQSTEGVWALGVDNTLLQKSPLSLKITLAQIQKAKGLSLAECLKMDFDLASHFMKGSDFYEGVRSLLINKDKNPQWKPSSLELVTESMVVSYFESSSFGLELMVL; the protein is encoded by the coding sequence CGACCAAAAGCTTTGAATGCATTAACTTTATCAATGATCATGGCGTTGCAAAAGCAATTGTCAATTTGGAAAGAAGATCATTCTATTAAAGCAGTCGTCGTGCAAGCGGTTCCAGGCAATGCTTTTTGTGCAGGCGGTGACATTCGTTGGTTATATAACGCAGGCCGGAGTAAAGACTCTGAGCAAATGCAGTTTTTTTGGCATGAATACAGGTTAAACCATTTTATTCATCATTTTGGTAAACCTTATATTTCTTTGCTGGATGGGATTACTATGGGAGGGGGAGTCGGTATTTCTTTACATGGAAGCCACCCTGTTGCCAGTGAGCGTTTTGTATTTGCAATGCCAGAAACAGGAATTGGTTTTTTTCCTGATATTGGTGCCAGCTATTTATTAAACAGATGCCCAGGGTTTTTAGGAGTCTATTTAGGGTTAACCGGAAATAAATTGGGTCCTCATGATGCCAGGAAAGCTGGATTAGTGAAACAGATCGTTTTTGCAGAGCAAATGCAGTCAATGATTGAGGCATTAAAAAAAGAAGATTTATCAGAAGATGCCTTCAATCGTGTCGATCAATGTATTTCTTCTTTTGCAAGTGATGCTATGCCTACCGAGGCAAGTCAAATCAAACCCTTGATCGATGTTTGTTTCTCCAGGCCTACTGTCGAACTAATAAGAGATTCCTTACAAAGCACGGAGGGTGTGTGGGCTCTTGGAGTGGACAATACCTTGCTGCAAAAATCGCCTCTGAGCCTTAAGATCACTCTTGCGCAAATCCAAAAAGCCAAAGGTTTATCTTTAGCAGAATGTTTAAAAATGGATTTCGATCTGGCCAGTCACTTCATGAAAGGCAGTGATTTTTATGAAGGAGTTCGCTCTTTATTGATTAATAAAGATAAAAATCCTCAATGGAAACCGTCCAGTTTGGAGCTGGTGACTGAATCTATGGTAGTGAGTTATTTTGAAAGCTCATCTTTCGGGTTGGAATTAATGGTTCTCTAA